Below is a genomic region from Rhineura floridana isolate rRhiFlo1 chromosome 5, rRhiFlo1.hap2, whole genome shotgun sequence.
tcttCATCCTAGCCCTAAGGatatcttagaaccatctcaaacccgctgtaatgagtttgctgggcacttccaagataaaatctcatgcatccgccgggacttagactccaacaTTATGGCAGTTGTACCTAATgtggtatccggagcacggtcttgtcctcacttattggatgaatttaagttggtacagcttgaggacgttgacaaggtacttggactggtgcgtgcaaccacttccgtactggatccttgcccctcttggctagtgaaagctgccagggttggaactgccggctgggccagggaagtgataaatgcctccttgagagagggagtggtcccctgctgtctgaaggaggcagtggtgagaccactcctgaagaaaccttccttggacccagataatctgaataactacagaccggttgcgaacatcccatttttgggaAAGGTTCTAGAGcatgtggttgccaaccagctccaggtactcttggatgaaaccgattatcttgatctatttcaatccggttttaggcccggtttcggcactgaaacagccttggtcgccctgtatgatgacctatgtcgggagagggacggggggagtgtaaccctgttgattctgcttgacctctcagctgcttttgataccatcgaccatggtatccttctggagagactcacggaattgggagttggaggtactgcttggaggtggttccgctcctacttggtggatcgtctccagaaggtagggcttggggaacattactcgatgccctggactctccattgtggagtcccgcagggatcggtcctgtcccctatgctctttaacatctatatgaagccgctgggagcggtcatcaggagctttggagtgcgttgtcaccagtatgctgatgacacgcaactctatttctccttttcatcttcttcaggtgaggctgttaatgtgctgaaccgttgcctagccgcgataatggactggatgagagctaacaaactgaagctcaatcctgacaagactaagacgctgttggtgggcgcCTTCttgacccaggtggtggatgttcaacctgttctggatggggttacactccccctgaaggaacaggttcgtagcttgggggtcttTTTCGGTCCattcctgtcgcttgaggctcaggtggcctcggtggcatggaatgcgttctaccatcttcggctggtagcccagctacgcccctatctggatagtgatgacctcacctcagtcgtccatgctctgataacctcgagattggactactgcaatacactctacgtggggctgcctttgaagacaattcggaaactacagctagtgcaaaacgcagcggccagactgctgacgaggaccagacggtccgcacatataacacctgttctggcgcgtttgcactggctacctatttgtttccgggctagattcaaagtgctgttttgacttataaagccttacacggtgcgggaccacaataccttgcggaacgcctctcccgctatgaacctacccactcactacgttcaacatctaaggccctcctccgagtcccgtcccatagggaagctcggagggttgttactagatccagggccttttcagtggtgacccccgaattatggaacagtcttgccgatgaggtgcgcctggcgcctactcttctatcttttcggcgccaggttaaaacctttttattctcccaggcattttaatctttaatgtttaatgtttattgttaagttaattttatatcaagtggTTAAATGCTCTAGttgtatgtttttgtgattttatctgatttttatgtcactgtattgtattttattccttgctgtgaaccgcccagagagccattggctaagggcggtatagaaatggaatgaaataaataaataataaataaataaaatggttaaTAATAATACTTACCATTCTCTAGCACTGCTGATCAAGACAAATCAAAAAGTCACCAGCTCATGCCAACAGGAAAATGATTTTTCTGGCCCAGAGTGGACCACTCCTTACAAGATTTAGAGACAATTAACACAACCCATTGGTGTTTTGGCTACTGGGAATGACACAGACCTATTTCAAAAAACCTCTCCGTTTTTTAGAAGGCACAGAAATTGGAGGTGTGGGGTGGAGAGATGGCGAGGGAGGAAGCATGTTATGCACCTGTCATAATGGGCACAAGACAACTTCTGTTTTGTACTTGGATACCCATTCCAAACCTTCACCTCCACTTCTGGTTTGTGTTAACCCCATTAATAGTCTGCTTGAAATACAGACTTGGCTCCATTTGGCACAATTCCCCCTTCAGAACGTCCCACAGCAATGGACAGCAGTGGGGAGGAGTTGGCATGGGGCATGACAGCAGAGTGAATgtgtccccccaccccacccaatctCAGTGGCATCGAGAGAAATGCCTAAAGAGGGCTACAGGCTAGCTGGCTTCTTGTCTCTTTAGACTCTACTCTCCCCCCCTCAACTTTTGTAGAAGTAGAAGTCCATAAATCCATAATTTCGGCAGAGCTGACTCTGGGTAGTAGCAtgtgcctcccccacccccaaattaacAGAAGATATAGAAACCGCTGGCTCTAGAGTTCAATGTGAACCCAAAAGTTCCCTCTCTAGATAACATGACAACTTGCTCTAGAATTCCTGTGTCTCTGGGCACTCAACCTTTCACAGTGCCTGGAAGTTCACAGGTCcattaagtgtttttttttaattatgacaCATGAAATTCTGCATACCAAAGGGCCCCCACAAATACATACATTGGGGTTCATTTCCAAAATTATAAACACCTAAGTGCAACATTAGGGAAAATAACGAAGATTGGGGAAGATGGTCTTCATATGAATTTTTCGGGTGTCTGAAATTTCCCTGCCTCTGTATGCAGTGATTGGAAATCAGGGGGATGCAGGACCTGTAGCCAGGATAATACCTAGGGGAATgctggggggtggagagagagagagaaatcctgtCTCCAACATCTAAGATTTCACCAGGCACTGATCATCTGTTTTTGAACTTTAAGCAGTTTCTTCTATTGCATATGGAACTGGAAGGCAGCAAATAGGCCAATGGACAAATCGTTTAGATGGTTCtcatagatcatagaatagtagagttggaaggggcctacaaggccatcaagtccagccccctgctcaatgcaggaatccaaatcaaagcattcccgaaggatggctgtccagctgcctcttgaatgcctccagtgttttaGGCCCCAAGACATGAAGGCCAAGCCTTATGACGTGATCAGCAGGAGAGCCaacagcccagggctgcaaatcctgagctacccccccacacacaacaaCCTTGAATTGTAGACCACCCCTATCAATTTATCAATCTAAGTATGTTGAAACTGAAAGGTTTTGGTTTTTTGCTGTTTTCAAGGAGGTAGACAGGAGGGCTTTTCATTATCACCCTGaaactgttggaataggcaaacttgcatgttcccttgtaaaagggagatgttccctttaaggggtatttggggaaatatcccatgtacctgtttaccatgatgttacttcctaatgggtggggttagttacctggcttccttctcctttgtcctggggattcctgcataatctccaCTACTGATCTTTTTACttctgggagaggccgcatggcagatgctctcctgagagcatcactaccaaagactaaaaaTGAACTAatacttctactttttctttcatctaagctagagcctatgtttcctgaacatatgaaaggtcgtgagtaaatattctttatctttctacctaagaaggttgtgtctgcttttatttgtgcctagggaaaggtgggctggtttatattctcactctgctgcttgcgtttatatctctgctaagaaattggaccacgaaacttagttcctatttcattttatatttttaaaataccaaacagaaaCAACGGCCATTTCCTAAAGCCTGCACCACGTAACACTAAGTCAATGACACAGCAGAAACTAGGGGGAGAGGAAAATGAGTGGGTTCTCATTTTCTGTCCTCTGGTGCTAAACATTCTTGAGCTTTGTTTCAGGCACCTTCGCTTCAGAGGGAGGAGAGGCAACGCATGGGACTTCCATCACGTTCCTCAGGAGCTCAACATCACTGAACAGCTGAAAGGCAATCTCCTCACACTCACAGGACACCCCACACTCAAACAAGCAGCCAAACATCAGTGACTCCCCCTCCTCACAGACGGCCAAATCCGAGTAGCCACTGGGCCCTTTATTCAGCACCCAGGGGGCTTTCCAGCGGCCTTTCTCCAGCGGAGAGGTGTTCAGGTAGATGCCCAGATCCAAGCGCTTGTGCCGTTTTGTAGGATGGGAGAAAATCAGCCACGACTTGGTCCTTGTGAGCGCGGCTGAGGCAGGATCAACACCCAACCGATGAGTTGATTTGCCTGCAGCTTCCTTTTGATCCAGATCTGAGGGCTCCCGCTGTGAGGAGAAACTCACCACACTGCCCTGGCAACCGAAGGGCGACTCACACAACTCTTCGCACAGAGAGTGATTCACAAACTGGTGTCCGTTGTCCGTGCAGAGGGCTCCAACCCGGTAGTTGTGGAGACTGCGGGCATTGCAGTATAACACCTGGCCTCCATTGTCACAGGTCAGCTCAGCCACTTGACATTCCGATGTCAGCAAGTTCTTGAGAAGTGGGCTCCGGACCCAGCTCTGACCCCCATCGTCGCTGTAGAAGGTGAAGCAatgaggcctgatccagcactttaGCGGGTGGCCAAACAAACGCTTGTGGATGTAGTAGGCATACGCCGGAATCACCAGACGTCCCGAGCTCAGCTGCACGCCGTGGCCCGGCCCAACAGCAAAGGTGGCCCAGTTTGTCAACTCGCCGCCAATCACCGTCTCGGTCAGGTCAGTCACGTGGCTCCACGTGCAACCGCCATCTTGGCTAAAGATGTAGCACAGCCTGGCGGAATTTCTCCCTGTGCTGATCTGGTGCCGTTCCGTGATGTATTTCTGCACACTGATGAAGAACAGGAAAACCGTGCCACTCTTCCTCTCATACACTGGGCAAGGGTTCATGGTACGGTGGTTGGGCACATTGGCTGTCACCAGAGACTCCTGAGGACCCCACTAGAGAAAGGAACAGATAAAAACCCACACAGTAAAGCAAGATGGTTCCCTCTCCAGGCGAGACAGTACTATGCTACATACTACATatgcgccatctctgctatcttttcagtgccttttgaaaactttcctctttcaacaagccttttaagttgagacctatcccagtctgcatctgtgttagaattgctttttaatatgttttttaaataatatttttaactctttttaaaaaatgatgtttttaaagctcttttaaaaaaatgtttttaacactgttttgttttaatgtattttaaagcctgtttttatgatgttttaaagtgtttttaccgtttctgtttgccgccctgggctcctgctgggaggaagggcgggatataaataaataaataaatactgaaactGGTATTAAACCCACTTAGGCTTTATGGCTGTCAAATGAGGAACACAAATCACGAGAGGCCTATTGCCCTGGTGGAGTGTGTCCACAGCAATGCATCATGGGAAACTTAAGCTTTGACCTTATTCTGGAACTTTTACTCCCCAGCAAACATCTCCAAGAAGCATGGCAGTATGCAGGAGTTTTTCCAGGGTGGGTGgactaaaataaaacattgcagGCTAGTTTCTGGTTCTACAAATCTTAGAAACACTTTTTacaaaatgaatggaaatggattgcctttaaatcgatcccgacttatggctactctatgaatagggtcttcatggtaagcggtattcagagggcgtttcccattgcctccctctgaggctagtcctccccagctggccagggcctgctcagctggccacagctgcacaagccagccccttccttgtccgcaactgccagctggggggcaactgggctccttgcgactgtgcagcttgcccacagctgcacaggtggcagggcacatcacccctgagccactcactgtgggggtgatatttagctggcccttgactcccaggagacaagagcaaggatttgaactcacagactcagttaacagctggtatagcacagtggggaggagagcttggctgcGAGTCCAGACTCGGAGTccaagttcagatctgtggcttcctttatggaatcaatccatctcttgtttggccttcctctttttctacccccttctgtttttcccagcattattgtcttttaaaaCTGGACTTCCTTAAAAAACTTCTTTGCACTGATTATAAGTGGACACATCCATGATCACTAACATGAAGGCTACATTAGAAGTTGCCTTGTTCAAATGGCTAAATTTGCTTGGAAACATCTTGGCTAGCACAAAACGCCTTgtgactgaaaacaacaacaagcaaCCTTGGATAGAGATAATCACACTTGCTTTTGGCAAGTACACACGTGACATTCATGAACTAGAAAAAGAGTTAGATTTTTAATTTGGGAAATAAGTGCTGTTGGGATGAAGGAGGACAAGAGGCCCCAACGCTCAGCCAGGCTTGATTCCTACATGACACAGTTCCTCTCCTTCTAGAGCACGGCTGGGGAACCctttccagcctgtgggccacattccctcatgggaaagcttccaggggccacattccagggGGTGGCCAGGGCAACAAATGTGACTTTTGGATGTGGTTGACTCTCCCTATCCTCTTTCAATTGCTTGCTGATAGTTACAGGTGATCTGTGGGTATTCTCTGACTGGGAGCTGACGACCAGAATCTCCTTTTTCTGCCTTTGGAATGCAACACCCTTGGGAGCTCAATAAAGTGACCCCTTCCAGCTGGCAGAAAGGAACAGGGGAGCTGGATTTATCGAAGAAATTGGGTGCAcctttatcattatttttattagatttgttacctTTCCTTCAGCCAGGTCGGGTCACAACcatgtaaaataaaatgttagaAACCGTTCAAAACAAACTACAAGTTACTTTGCTCTCTGGAAAGTGGATTAGCAgacttcctccctgcttggatgGGGCCCAAATGCCAGTGTTACCAGAGTGTGTTCTCAAGTTGCTCACTGAGTCAACAGCATAAATAGACACCGGCTGGCTCATCAGCTGTCATTTACTCTGCCTGACTGGCAAACTGTTAACCCTTTTCTTTCTACGTCTTATTCTGCAGACTGGGAGGCTCCAGTATTTGAAAGCCAATTTTTTATGCAGGCAGAGGAGATGTGGGGACTCTTCACGAACACACAGTGAAGCACCTGTTGTATATCAGCCTTTCACAAACAGCTTTTCTCCGACAAGCATGGTATTAACTTGGAGATGCTGGTTGCAGCTTCAAATCCAAATTAAATTTGGAATTGTTCTTACTAACCTGAATAAAATAGGTTTTATTTGAATGTATGTTTGCACGTCGTTATTATGAAAGTAAAGACAATAATTTGGATGTGGTTGTATgtttccatattattattattaagtatacCTTTTGGGGGCTGATATATTCAGCcttgcctatggccatactaccctgaacactccTGATCTCGtccgatctcggaagctaagcagggtcaggcctagttagtacttggatgggagactgcctgggaatacagggtgccgtaggcttagaggaaggcaatggtaaaccacctcggaatacctcttaccatgaaaaccctaagaatatatccaaaaaaagattcatcgGATCactgtaagtcgtaatcgacttgaaggcattgtTGACCCATTAGGCTTTACTACCACaagttgtttttcatcaagtctgaaagtttcaaGAAATCTGGGGAAGAAGGAGCGTTATCAGCTGCAAAGCCTGTGTCTggcctgggaacggacagccaaagCCAGTAATGTAGTCATGGCAACCAGGGAGATATCGGCTGGGAAAAGTTCCAACAGCTTTCTGTTTGTGTCTGTCTAAGTTTTGCTTTCGGAGAGAGATGTTCTGTCTAGGGGGGGGGAGCTACTTGTAACTGCTACAAGCCTTAATGTCCGAGTAAAAAGGACTCTTAACAAGATctattgcctctgtgatgtttcttgaccattttacttccaaaagtaacgtgtgctgtcacgcaacaaccgcacacatcaacaataacaacaacaaagttgttagtattattattacatttattacctgctcttctggaggagagctttctgcGTACCAGGGAccacaaagaagaaaaataattgggtgtcagaacaaattaaaccagaactatcactagaagctaaaatgatgaaactgaggttatcatactttggacacaccatgggaagacaggattcactagaaaagacaataatgctgggaaaaacagaagggagtagaaaaagaggaagaccaaacaagagatggattgattccataaaggaagccacagtcctgaaattacaagatctgaacagggtggtcaatgacagatgctcttggaggtcactgattcatagggtcgccatgagtcgtaattgacttgaaggcatgttaTAACAAGATATCCAGCCTTGAATGACTTCTTCATCTTGCAGGGGTACAATTATTCCAAAGCCACCCAGAAGGCTCTCGCCCAAAGGAAGCTAAACCCTGTAAGCATGGCGATACTTCCTGCCCCTGATGTTACCTGGACAATCGTCCCTTCCTTCTGCCCTCGCCTCATCACCAGGAACTTCGCATCTTCATCTCTGGGTGATGAGCGCTCCTCTGCAAATGCCAGCAGAATGGACTCGGAGGGCAGGTACAGCAGCGCCGGGATGCGGTACGTGAGGCCCCCTCGTTTTTTCTGGCTGAAAAGAGCCACCTTCCCAGAGCCAAGCTGAACCTCAGCCAAATTTTCTGGGCAGGGAGAAATATTctgggagggaaggaaaaggagggAGATCAAAACCCAGGAGTACAGGGGGAAAAGGTTGTAACTCATCCCTGgaatctcctggtagggctggtagagtctccctgtctgaaaccctagacagctgctgccaaccagtgtagataatactgagctacatggactaaTGCctcaacttggtataaggcacttCCTTACAAGGTGATTTGTTGCACTAAAAAGCTACTCAGAACTTTAAAAGCATGGCCAGATGGCTTCAAGGTGAGAGATCTAGCAGCAATGTCTCAACGTTTATAATCTATGGACTCTCAAGAGTGTGCAAAATATCAGCCCGTGCAGATTTCTCACCAGCCCATAAGGCAGGGAGGAGATGGGATGGGATCATTGCGTACTGTgcatgtgctggaattgctttttaacatgtttttaaagatgcgttgttttaatatgtttataaagatgcttttagtgttcttgtctgctgccctgggtggaagggtgggatataaatttaataaataaataccaaacaaacacctggagggcaccaggttggcaaaggctggtctgaACGATCAATCCCACTTTTGAATATCCAGCCACCTCCAATATTTAAGGGTactgtgctgcctccgcagggttagaattgtatataaAGATACTCctgttgtgttaaataaggcatttatttGGTTAAGAGTTATGGAATTCTAGAGGGCTGTCTCTATGCTCTCTTAGCCTcatagtaacttcctgtcaggtgacatcacccctctctttaattggttagttatttttccctccaaaaacctgcctcagtttgtttctaTCATCAGTGAAGCTAccagcaggcctagtagcaccagaggacaacactccttttttacctatctctctcgcagaagctgtctctctcgcagaagatacttctctaccagaattgcctcttgcagaagcttcttcctcagaaggtaactctcctccatttaatctacctcatcaacaatcctacaatataatttgCCTGCTACCAATCTTCTTCATCGtcatcaccctcctcagttcatcatccccagagactatatgctttcttttaagtttttgtatacctttgtgtttcctggtttaataaatagttctgattaaaagagagagattgagtcgactgtctggcaaagtgggtttcagaaccacgggctcagaacagGTACACTACTAGTAGCACACTGTCTTATGGAAGAAAGTCGGGAAAGACTGAGAGGAAGCTTCTGGAAaggatgatgatgtactgccttcaaggcgattctgacttatggcgaccctatgaacggggtcttcatggtaagcggcattcaaaGGGGGTttgccactgcctccctctgaggccgaaaggcagtgactggcccaaggtcacccaggaagcttcatgggtgtgtggggattcgaaccctggtctcccaggtcgtagtccaacaccttaaccactacaccacactggctcctgaaAGGGGAGGGACTCAAAACAGTGGGGAGAGGCAGATTTTGGCAGTTGCACCACCGTTGGAAATTCAGGATCCTGGTGGTGGCCCGGGagggggcattctctgtggcagcccctaagttgtggcatTCCCTCTGCACAGACGTGAGCCTGGCACCTTCGCTGTGCAGTTTTCTGCGAGTGCTGAAATCGcgtctctttatcctggcctttgaccccTGAGATGTataattttaggacccaccctactgTTGTGATtccaatttattttaaactgttcttaatgtcgcattttacattgttgtgtGTAACCTACCTTGGGACCTTAGGGGTAAATGACTGGTAATAAACAGGGGTGAACTAGCGCCTGCTTAAAGCTTTTCTTCTGtgggcaagcctttccagacacatagatgttgatttgtttaatcctctttagTTAATAGCTGTTTCAATTGTTTTTCATtacttgttttcaactgttttattaatcattttaatgttttttgtaagccacttagaggtctttacattcaagcagtatatgaattttgtttagattagatagataagatagataTTTTCTCTTTAGGACACTGTTTTTTAACCTTGGGCACCAGatatactacaactcccatcatccccagtggGCTTACCTTCTGCTCAAGGAATcagagggagttgtagtccaacaatatgtggagactcaaagttattattattattatcagatttatagcccacccttcctcccaatagcagcccagggcggcaattcaAGAGCAGTGACTTAGGAGCACAAGGCCTTTTGaaatgttatttattcatttaaacagGATTTATATGAATAAAGCCaaccaacaaaaaaaaccctcttaagCATACAGCAATGTAAAATATACATGAGAAAATAAGATGATAATTACCACATCAGTAATTATCTCCATCTGTGGTTCAGTGGTAGAATTCTCACACGTGGGAGGCCCAGATTTTGGTCAATTTTTTTCAAATTCATTCAGCCATAAAGCagacggggtgaccttgggccagtcactgcctctcagcccaacctattttacagggttgttgtggagattaaattaggagggggacaACCATATACgtcccttggagaaaaagtgggatataaatacaatcaatcaggCTTAAGGGCGACAGCCAACTGAGTGGTCCTCAGAGTCAGACCCACTGACTGTTATTCGAGCCCATGGATGTCGGTGGGTTTGGCTCTGCGGATAACTAAGGCTGGGTAACCCCGTCTAACCGTATCTCAGGAAGAGGGTGGAGTGGAGGGGATCTACCGGGTTTCTTAACCCGCTCAGCGCCGTAGAGGTGGCGGCCGCATTTCTGCATTAAAGCGGAGGGTGCGCGTGTGAATTATTCCATGAGCTTCCACGTCTACCTCCCCTTCTCTCGCCATCACTCACCGTGCAGCGGATTCCTCGGAGTGCAAAAGGACCCAGCATTTGGGAGAGGGGTGGCGGCTCCGACGGTGCAGGATCAGTCCCCGCACGCAGGCGTAGAAGCAAGGCGCGCCGCCCCTCCGCGTTCCGGGGCGCGCAATAGCTGGCTCCGCAGGGCAAAGGCCCCTCCCCAGGCAGGCGGGCGGCCAAATGGGGAGGGCGGGGCTTAGCGAGGCCAACAGCGGCCGGGAAGCGCTGTTCTGAGTGACAAGACTAAGGCAGCGATCCaaggcatgtctgctcagaactaAGCGCCGTTTGGATCAGTGGggttgttctaactcccaattatttgtctttttcacagtctatggtatgagcaaagctctcctccaacaccatatttcaaatgagtggatttttctcctatgtgtatcggattgcagccttagcgaATCCAAACGAGCCTTCAGAA
It encodes:
- the LOC133385653 gene encoding sialidase-3-like isoform X2; the protein is MEIITDVNISPCPENLAEVQLGSGKVALFSQKKRGGLTYRIPALLYLPSESILLAFAEERSSPRDEDAKFLVMRRGQKEGTIVQWGPQESLVTANVPNHRTMNPCPVYERKSGTVFLFFISVQKYITERHQISTGRNSARLCYIFSQDGGCTWSHVTDLTETVIGGELTNWATFAVGPGHGVQLSSGRLVIPAYAYYIHKRLFGHPLKCWIRPHCFTFYSDDGGQSWVRSPLLKNLLTSECQVAELTCDNGGQVLYCNARSLHNYRVGALCTDNGHQFVNHSLCEELCESPFGCQGSVVSFSSQREPSDLDQKEAAGKSTHRLGVDPASAALTRTKSWLIFSHPTKRHKRLDLGIYLNTSPLEKGRWKAPWVLNKGPSGYSDLAVCEEGESLMFGCLFECGVSCECEEIAFQLFSDVELLRNVMEVPCVASPPSEAKVPETKLKNV
- the LOC133385653 gene encoding sialidase-3-like isoform X1, yielding MLGPFALRGIRCTNISPCPENLAEVQLGSGKVALFSQKKRGGLTYRIPALLYLPSESILLAFAEERSSPRDEDAKFLVMRRGQKEGTIVQWGPQESLVTANVPNHRTMNPCPVYERKSGTVFLFFISVQKYITERHQISTGRNSARLCYIFSQDGGCTWSHVTDLTETVIGGELTNWATFAVGPGHGVQLSSGRLVIPAYAYYIHKRLFGHPLKCWIRPHCFTFYSDDGGQSWVRSPLLKNLLTSECQVAELTCDNGGQVLYCNARSLHNYRVGALCTDNGHQFVNHSLCEELCESPFGCQGSVVSFSSQREPSDLDQKEAAGKSTHRLGVDPASAALTRTKSWLIFSHPTKRHKRLDLGIYLNTSPLEKGRWKAPWVLNKGPSGYSDLAVCEEGESLMFGCLFECGVSCECEEIAFQLFSDVELLRNVMEVPCVASPPSEAKVPETKLKNV
- the LOC133385653 gene encoding sialidase-3-like isoform X3, whose protein sequence is MLGPFALRGIRCTWGPQESLVTANVPNHRTMNPCPVYERKSGTVFLFFISVQKYITERHQISTGRNSARLCYIFSQDGGCTWSHVTDLTETVIGGELTNWATFAVGPGHGVQLSSGRLVIPAYAYYIHKRLFGHPLKCWIRPHCFTFYSDDGGQSWVRSPLLKNLLTSECQVAELTCDNGGQVLYCNARSLHNYRVGALCTDNGHQFVNHSLCEELCESPFGCQGSVVSFSSQREPSDLDQKEAAGKSTHRLGVDPASAALTRTKSWLIFSHPTKRHKRLDLGIYLNTSPLEKGRWKAPWVLNKGPSGYSDLAVCEEGESLMFGCLFECGVSCECEEIAFQLFSDVELLRNVMEVPCVASPPSEAKVPETKLKNV